AGAGGCGTTTGGGGTCAGCACtcccaaacaacaaaaaaaaaacttgttggCTTATGTCTGAAGAAGTGGGGTGAGCGACCGCTTACAGCACCAGCATAAACTGCGGGCAGCGGTGCGTCAGTAGCACCATCGTGAGCGAAATGAGCAGGTGAAGTTGGAGCGTCGGGATTGGCGTTTTTGGTAGCAGCGAGCTGATCAGCCGGCTCGGCCAGCTGCAGTCGGTCTCGCCGTCGCGTGCGTCGCCCTCGTCGGCGTCGTCAGCCTCATCGTCGGACTGGTTGTCACTAATGGCACTGGCACGCGATGGCGACGAGTCTGCGGAACGGCTATACCGAGAGCGATGCACAGAGACGCACGGCGAGGGAGCCGCTACCGCCGCTGCCAATCCCGTCGCCTCCTGCTCACCGTTGATAGTGCCGCTCAAGTGAAGTGCCCGTTTGCCGCGCATCGCACGCTTGCGCTTTTGCgagtgttgctgctgttgcttctGTGATTGTGTCGCCACCTTCTGCGGTGTCGATCGCTCTTGGTTGGCGCGGTTTTTGTCCCGCTTTGAGATCTTggtctgctgttgctgcaccGTTTTGGTGGCCAGCCTCTCcgcctcctgctgctgctgttgctcctTCGGTGGTGCAGCGCCATTTTCGGCGAGAAACGCTTCCAGCACGCGTATCACCTCAAGCGCGCTGGCACCACCGTCGGTACTGCGCGCCAGCTCCCGCAGGTACTCAAGACTCGCCGGGGGCAGCGGTATGGCAGCCAGCAGCGAGGAAAAGGAAGGCGAACGGGAAAGTTTATCTCCGGACGACGGTGCCTTCAACGCAACCGAATCGTTGTTATCCTTCGACAACTGCTGAAACTGCTTCCGTTCGTAGTccagctgctgttgctgttcgaGGAGCTTGTTTGAATCGAGGTTATTAGTGGGATTGATAGGTGGGTGATGGCCACGTGAATTGGTGTGCGGAGACTGCGTTAGTAGTAGCGGTTGTGGAGAGGTAAATACTGACATTAGCGTCTGCAGCTTGGCAGACTTTTCCTGCTCCTCTTGCTTGAGCTTCTCGAAGTCGGCCGTCATCTGCTGGTGGGCCAGCGTCAGCTTCTGGTTCGtgctgcaaaaaaataaagcaaagagaaaacaaacaaatgctaGAGTTGCGGACCGATAGAGGGAGGGCAAAGGACTGAGTGAACGTACTCCTTGATCTCGTTGATTAGCTCCTGTTTCTCGGAAATCTCGTCGCGCAGCGCGGACACCTGCTTGGTGTGGACGTCGCGCAGCTGGTCCATCTGGCTCTCGAAGGCCGCCTTCAGCTGGTCGGCGCGCTGCTTTTCCTCCGCGTTCACCGCCGACACCTGCTCGGCCGCCTTCAGCTTGGCGCACTCCTCCCTCAGCGCGTCGATGTTCTCCTCGAGCGTGCGCTTCTTGTTCTCCGCCTCGCGCATCGACTCCTGCAGCGACTTGATGCGCGCCTCCTGCTGCGAGACCAGTAGCCGGCACTCGCTTAGGTCCTTCTCCTGGTCGCCCACCTTCTTGCATGTGTCCTGCTGCAGCGACTCGAGGTTCGCGCACCGCGCCGACAGATTCTTCGCCTCCGACTTCATCTTGCTGATGTAGAGCCGCGCGACGGTGAACTCCTCCTCGACCTTGCCCGCCGACGCCTCCACGTTCATCTTCATCTCGTTCTGGTCGGCAGCCAGCGCCTGCCCGACCTCGGATAGGTCGCGCAGCAGGTTGGTCAACATCTCGTTGATGCGCTTCTTCTGGTGCGACGACATGTCCTTCAGCTGCTGCAGCTCCGACTGAACGCTGTTGAGCGTGGTCTGCTTCTGCAGCAGCTCGTCGTTCACCGTGTCGATCTCCTTGTTCTTCAGCTCGATCTCCTGCGACTTCTGGTCGTAGTTGACCGCGAGCTCCTCGAGCGCCTGCAGGACCTCCTTCACCTCCTCCTTggcgttttcgttttcctgctGGATACGTGTCATCTCCGACTGGAGGTTCTCGTAGTCGCGGCGCGTGTTCGCGATCAGCTCCTCCTGCTCGATGATCTGCTCCTTCAGTTTCTCCACGTACTGCGACTGCTGGTTGATTTCCTCGTCCTTCTCGTCCAGCTGCTGGTACAGTCGCTCGCGCTCCACCTCGAGCGTGTCACGCTCGGCCGACAGCGGCAGCCCGCCGCCGCCCGGTGTCGCCGGTACCGGCAGGTCGGCCGGTTGCGCCAGTAGCACCTCAACGTTCGGCGTGCTCGCCTCCATCGTGTCCTGTTGCAGATCGAGCTGCTCCTCCACGTTGACCGTTTCACCCGCGCGCCACCGGGCCAGCTCGGCCTCCAGCTTCTCAATCTTACCCTTCAGCTTgttgttcttttccttttctcgctCGTACCGCCGCTTCCACTCCTCAGCCGTCAGCTCCTCGTTCACGCACACGACGTTCTTGACTGTCTTCGCTCTGTGGAAATTTGGGGAGAGGAAAGAAATACCCGATGCCCGATATCAGAATCTTTTGCTGGTTCATAAAATGAATATGGCTGGAAAAGTGTAGCTGCGACCTACCTGCGACCGAAATCGAGCGTCGACTTGGTCTCGGACTCGTTGAAGCTGGCGGGCGAGCAGCAGATGACGATGGTGGTGCGTGCGTTACCACCGAGCGACTCCTGCAGGATACGCGTCAGCTTCGAGTCACGGTACGGGATGTGCGTCTTGTTGCCGTCGGCCAGGGCGGAGATCACGTTGCCCAGCGCCGACAGCGACTTGTTAATGTTCTTCGCCTCGTCCAGTACCGTGCCCTCAGCGCCGGTTTTGGACACCTTTTCCGAACCGGCCAGATCGACCAGGTACAGCTTGCCGGACAGCTTCTTCTCGTTCTCCATGTTCTCCTGCTTGACGTTGATCAGGAAGACCGAGTGCGATCGGGACGAGTGCTCGTTCATGTTCGTCACCGCGATGTGCCGGTTCGACTTGCCCTCCTCGATCACCTCGAACACCTCCTCCGGGCTCGAGACGAAGCGCTCGGAGGCGCCCTTCACGTACGGCACCCGGTTCTTGTCCTCGTGCACGCTCAGGTTCACCTTCGACACGTCCAGCAGGTCCCGGATCTTGTCCATGTAGATTTCGTAGTACGACACCTTGATGTGGAACTCGATGTTCATCTCCATCGTGTAGATGTGGTTGAAGATGTCGTTCACGATGCGCGGGATGATACCCTGCTTGGCCGGGTCGCCGATGACGCCCTCCATCGTGTGTGTCTTGCCAGACGATGTCTGGCCGTACGCGAAGATCGTACCGTTGTAGCCGGCCAACACGTCTGACACGATCGACTTGGCCGCCTCATTGTACACCTTCTCCTGTGTTGCGTTCGGTTTGAATACTTTGTCGAACAGATACACCTTGCCCTGCGCGGAAcgaaacgaagcgaaaaaaaaacggttcaaACAATCAGTTCGAAGTGACAGTTTGGGCAGTGTGATGTTGGAGCAGAGTGTGCGATGGAAAACAACTCAAATCTTTGCTTGCTCTCGCAACTGTCGTACGACCGAAACATCAAGTCACATGTGCATCGTAAAACTAAAGTCTTGAACATCTGCAGTACCATACAAAGCGCTATCTGGAACCGATTGAGTCCAGCATTGTATACCAGAGTGTTGTGCTATTTACCAGCAACCCTCCGAAAAACCGCCGGAATAGGAAGACATAttagaggaaaagaaatatatttccaTTAACACTGCGCGCCAGATAGCTG
This region of Anopheles coustani chromosome X, idAnoCousDA_361_x.2, whole genome shotgun sequence genomic DNA includes:
- the LOC131269416 gene encoding kinesin heavy chain encodes the protein MSGVREIPAEDSIKVVCRFRPLNDSEELAGSKFVVKFPSGPEENCLSIGGKVYLFDKVFKPNATQEKVYNEAAKSIVSDVLAGYNGTIFAYGQTSSGKTHTMEGVIGDPAKQGIIPRIVNDIFNHIYTMEMNIEFHIKVSYYEIYMDKIRDLLDVSKVNLSVHEDKNRVPYVKGASERFVSSPEEVFEVIEEGKSNRHIAVTNMNEHSSRSHSVFLINVKQENMENEKKLSGKLYLVDLAGSEKVSKTGAEGTVLDEAKNINKSLSALGNVISALADGNKTHIPYRDSKLTRILQESLGGNARTTIVICCSPASFNESETKSTLDFGRRAKTVKNVVCVNEELTAEEWKRRYEREKEKNNKLKGKIEKLEAELARWRAGETVNVEEQLDLQQDTMEASTPNVEVLLAQPADLPVPATPGGGGLPLSAERDTLEVERERLYQQLDEKDEEINQQSQYVEKLKEQIIEQEELIANTRRDYENLQSEMTRIQQENENAKEEVKEVLQALEELAVNYDQKSQEIELKNKEIDTVNDELLQKQTTLNSVQSELQQLKDMSSHQKKRINEMLTNLLRDLSEVGQALAADQNEMKMNVEASAGKVEEEFTVARLYISKMKSEAKNLSARCANLESLQQDTCKKVGDQEKDLSECRLLVSQQEARIKSLQESMREAENKKRTLEENIDALREECAKLKAAEQVSAVNAEEKQRADQLKAAFESQMDQLRDVHTKQVSALRDEISEKQELINEIKDTNQKLTLAHQQMTADFEKLKQEEQEKSAKLQTLMLTDERREQARKDLKGLEDTVAKELQSLHALRKLFVLDLQARIKKSLNSEDTEDDGGSLAQKQKISFLENNLEQLTKVHKQLVRDNADLRCELPKLEKRLRTTVERVKALETALKEAKEGAMRDRKRYQYEVDRIKEAVRQKNLARRGPQAQIAKPIRAGQGQYLFKSGGNAGATTTPGSTAITPKSLADEKRKSQIKDMDS